Proteins co-encoded in one SAR324 cluster bacterium genomic window:
- a CDS encoding competence/damage-inducible protein A, translating into MPEQLATAAIVIIGNEILSGKVKDENSHYLCRELRDLGVEVRSIVTIPDDTETISNVVRQASEKYTWVFTSGGIGPTHDDLTVPSIAAGFQTPLVRSEKLTKLISSYYGKEVNEAHLRMAMIPEGSELLFDESKRVSQILFHNILIFPGIPRLLQRRFQTFRERFRSNPIYLHQIFLNCDEGQIAHLLDQTLVTYPELQLGSYPRTKDEEEHEVKLTLESREAAYLQEAANYLFEQIPPQFILRNESPT; encoded by the coding sequence ATGCCGGAGCAACTCGCCACCGCTGCCATTGTGATCATTGGCAATGAGATACTTTCGGGCAAAGTGAAGGATGAGAACTCTCACTATCTCTGTCGCGAATTGCGTGATCTTGGAGTGGAGGTTCGTTCTATCGTGACCATCCCCGATGATACCGAAACGATCAGTAATGTTGTCCGGCAGGCTTCTGAAAAGTACACTTGGGTCTTTACCAGCGGAGGCATTGGCCCCACGCATGATGATCTGACGGTCCCTTCGATTGCGGCAGGTTTTCAAACTCCACTGGTACGTTCGGAAAAGCTCACAAAGCTGATCAGTAGCTACTACGGGAAAGAAGTGAATGAAGCCCATTTGAGAATGGCCATGATTCCAGAGGGCTCAGAGCTTCTATTTGATGAGAGCAAGCGGGTTTCTCAAATACTCTTCCATAACATTTTGATCTTTCCGGGAATCCCCAGACTGCTTCAGCGAAGATTCCAAACCTTTCGGGAACGCTTCCGTAGCAACCCAATCTATCTACACCAAATCTTCCTGAATTGTGATGAAGGACAGATTGCACATCTACTGGATCAAACTCTCGTTACCTACCCAGAACTGCAACTAGGCTCCTACCCGCGAACCAAGGATGAAGAGGAACACGAGGTGAAGCTCACCTTGGAATCGAGAGAAGCCGCCTACCTGCAGGAAGCAGCCAATTACCTATTTGAACAAATCCCTCCCCAGTTTATTTTGCGTAACGAATCCCCAACCTAA
- a CDS encoding peptidylprolyl isomerase encodes MLVIGYQGARIPKQDLYYDREGAAEVSAKLADLARRKGADFSELVDRFTDLPEQTRIPMIDQANPQLPPFLKPAFSLLEGQVSDPVETPLGFLIFKRVSLELITASHVLISYQGALRSEQSRSKNEAMQLAQQLLAEIQDGRDFAEVAKEHSNGPSAPQDGMLGEFPRGMMVPEFDQAAFALEPNTVSKVVETAFGFHIIKRHQ; translated from the coding sequence ATGCTTGTGATTGGTTACCAGGGTGCGCGTATTCCAAAGCAGGATCTCTACTACGACCGAGAAGGGGCAGCTGAGGTTAGTGCAAAGCTAGCTGACCTTGCTCGTCGTAAGGGAGCGGATTTCAGTGAATTAGTTGATCGCTTTACGGATCTGCCAGAGCAAACCCGCATTCCAATGATTGATCAGGCCAATCCGCAGCTACCACCATTCCTCAAACCGGCCTTCTCACTATTGGAGGGTCAGGTCAGTGATCCCGTCGAAACTCCGCTGGGTTTCCTGATCTTCAAACGTGTATCGCTGGAATTGATTACAGCGAGTCATGTACTGATTTCCTATCAGGGAGCACTACGATCTGAACAAAGCCGTAGCAAAAACGAAGCAATGCAACTCGCCCAGCAACTGCTCGCAGAGATTCAAGATGGTCGTGATTTTGCGGAAGTTGCTAAAGAGCATTCAAATGGACCGTCTGCTCCACAAGACGGGATGTTGGGAGAGTTCCCCCGAGGAATGATGGTACCTGAATTTGACCAAGCAGCCTTTGCCTTGGAACCCAATACGGTCAGCAAGGTGGTTGAGACTGCGTTTGGTTTCCACATCATTAAGCGCCACCAATAA
- a CDS encoding acylphosphatase, which translates to MLQYKLKIVGVVQGVGFRYFVRQESTRLELTGAVWNCPDGSVEVVVQGEQALLDQLVEQCKLGPAYSKVATVDVERDEVFDKLMGFEIRR; encoded by the coding sequence ATGTTGCAGTACAAATTGAAAATTGTAGGAGTCGTACAAGGAGTTGGTTTTCGCTACTTTGTACGCCAGGAGTCGACTAGATTAGAACTTACAGGGGCTGTTTGGAATTGCCCCGATGGGAGTGTCGAGGTTGTCGTCCAAGGTGAGCAGGCACTATTGGATCAACTTGTGGAGCAGTGTAAACTGGGGCCTGCTTATTCAAAAGTTGCTACGGTAGATGTAGAGAGAGATGAAGTGTTCGATAAGTTGATGGGTTTTGAAATTCGACGTTGA
- a CDS encoding U32 family peptidase C-terminal domain-containing protein has product MTLPELLAPAGSLERLKVAVLYGANAVYLAGHRLGLRSGADNFTDTEIIEGLQFAHQHDAKVFVVLNAFPHDQDLKEMPNYVIWLEQQGVDAVIVSDLGTCTLIHQHTNLPIHLSTQASCLNSWAAQAWKNLGVQRLILGREVSVQEAGWIRQKVGIAVELFIHGSMCMAYSGNCVISNYTAGRDSNRGGCVQSCRFNYDVQETNKEEAYKASFMSSKDLRGLEQLPQFLEQGIDSLKVEGRMKSNLYVATTTRVYAQGLKICANEPPPLWQSRLQELTQELERIPHRGYTEASLNTPAGQDSIYQGYRNGEQRYEIAGTVLDTSENFLTLLVQNPFTAGESLEFLTFAGDTILLNTSGLLDIQQRPLNRAKPNSLVLLPSIPQIRPLNLARRQAA; this is encoded by the coding sequence ATGACGCTTCCCGAATTGCTGGCTCCTGCCGGGAGCTTAGAACGCCTGAAGGTCGCTGTTCTTTACGGAGCTAACGCTGTCTATCTTGCTGGGCATCGTCTCGGGCTGCGCAGTGGTGCAGATAATTTCACTGATACTGAAATCATTGAGGGATTACAGTTCGCTCATCAGCATGATGCCAAGGTCTTTGTTGTCCTCAATGCATTCCCCCATGACCAAGATCTCAAAGAGATGCCAAACTATGTGATCTGGCTGGAGCAGCAAGGTGTCGATGCCGTTATTGTTTCAGACTTGGGAACTTGTACGCTGATTCATCAGCACACCAACCTGCCGATTCATCTCTCTACCCAAGCTTCCTGCCTAAATTCTTGGGCAGCTCAAGCTTGGAAAAACTTGGGGGTTCAGCGTCTCATTCTGGGAAGAGAGGTATCTGTTCAGGAAGCCGGATGGATTCGGCAAAAGGTAGGGATCGCTGTGGAGTTATTCATTCATGGTTCGATGTGCATGGCCTACTCTGGTAACTGTGTCATCTCGAACTACACCGCTGGCAGAGACAGCAATCGAGGTGGCTGTGTTCAAAGTTGTCGGTTTAATTACGATGTTCAAGAAACCAACAAAGAGGAAGCCTACAAAGCTTCCTTTATGAGTTCCAAGGACCTACGTGGTCTGGAGCAGTTGCCCCAATTTCTCGAACAAGGAATTGACAGCCTGAAAGTTGAAGGTCGAATGAAAAGCAACCTCTACGTTGCCACAACGACTCGTGTTTATGCACAGGGGTTGAAAATCTGTGCAAACGAACCACCTCCGCTCTGGCAAAGTCGCCTTCAGGAGTTAACCCAGGAATTGGAACGAATTCCACATCGAGGCTACACGGAGGCTTCTTTGAACACACCTGCTGGGCAAGACAGTATTTATCAGGGGTATCGCAACGGAGAGCAACGTTATGAGATTGCCGGAACAGTACTAGACACCTCTGAAAATTTTCTGACACTGTTAGTTCAGAATCCCTTCACTGCCGGAGAATCTCTCGAATTTCTAACTTTCGCAGGGGACACTATCTTACTGAATACCTCTGGGCTTCTGGACATCCAACAACGACCGCTGAATCGTGCCAAGCCCAACAGCCTTGTCTTACTCCCAAGTATTCCTCAGATCAGACCGTTGAACTTGGCTCGTCGACAAGCTGCCTAG
- a CDS encoding adenosine kinase, translating to MTQKPLDVYGIGNPLMDLLVHIPANFLEKQELEANRMYLVHQERQQELIEELQSGQHDVISAPGGSAANTMSGLALIGSNVAYTGKLGQDELGQLYEQLLANEGVTTHFGFGEGSSGSSLILVGEDGSRTMNTFLGMCQELHPSDIDAELMQQAHYLYIEGYLWDTEIQQDAVSQAIGLAKKHGTKVALSLSDPFCAQRHQEAFHRLVREDVDLLFCNQEEAFALLNTEISQEALEYLAAQVETVAFTMGARGALVCEQREMFYIDPRHVNVVDTTGAGDAFAAGFLYGLTHEKSIFESGVLATAMAAEVIQRIGPRLDRAIKKKMQSFFGSHN from the coding sequence ATGACCCAAAAACCACTAGACGTATATGGTATCGGTAATCCATTGATGGACCTGCTGGTACACATTCCAGCGAACTTCCTTGAGAAGCAGGAACTGGAAGCTAATCGTATGTACCTGGTTCACCAGGAACGCCAACAAGAGTTGATTGAGGAGTTGCAGTCCGGTCAACATGACGTGATCTCTGCCCCAGGGGGATCGGCGGCTAACACGATGAGTGGGCTTGCACTGATTGGTAGTAACGTGGCGTATACCGGTAAGCTGGGCCAAGATGAGTTGGGGCAACTGTACGAACAGTTGTTGGCAAACGAAGGAGTCACTACTCACTTTGGCTTTGGGGAAGGTAGTAGTGGGAGTAGTCTGATCCTGGTTGGAGAGGACGGTTCTCGCACCATGAACACCTTCTTGGGGATGTGCCAGGAATTACACCCAAGCGACATTGATGCTGAGTTGATGCAGCAGGCCCACTACCTGTACATCGAAGGGTACCTCTGGGACACAGAAATTCAGCAGGATGCTGTCAGTCAAGCGATTGGCCTTGCCAAGAAACACGGTACAAAGGTCGCTCTCAGTCTCTCAGACCCATTCTGTGCTCAGCGTCACCAAGAAGCGTTTCACCGGCTGGTTCGTGAAGATGTCGATCTCCTCTTCTGTAACCAGGAAGAGGCTTTTGCACTGCTCAACACCGAGATCTCACAGGAAGCTCTGGAATACTTAGCAGCCCAAGTGGAGACCGTTGCTTTTACGATGGGAGCCCGTGGGGCTTTGGTATGCGAACAACGTGAGATGTTCTATATTGATCCTCGGCACGTGAATGTCGTTGATACGACAGGAGCAGGTGATGCCTTTGCAGCAGGATTTCTGTACGGCCTGACTCACGAAAAGAGCATTTTTGAAAGTGGTGTTCTCGCCACTGCCATGGCAGCTGAAGTGATCCAGCGTATAGGTCCTCGTCTGGACAGAGCCATCAAGAAGAAAATGCAGAGCTTTTTCGGCTCTCACAACTGA
- the clpX gene encoding ATP-dependent Clp protease ATP-binding subunit ClpX, giving the protein MSNQKDAPLRCSFCGKTQDEVKKIIAGPGVYICDECIELCNDIMEEEWQREKAMDDSEQVLLKPADIKDVLDNYVIGQQFAKRVLSVAVHNHYKRIHANLHDSDVELQKSNILLIGPTGTGKTLLAQTLAKILNVPFAMTDATTLTEAGYVGEDVENIVLKLLQAADYDTERAEQGIIYIDEIDKITRKSDNPSITRDVSGEGVQQALLKIIEGTTANIPPQGGRKHPQQECVQVDTSNILFICGGAFVNLDQIIKRRIGDRAIGFGSKIQDKIKDADLLRQLEPEDLLKYGLIPEFVGRLPVISTLHDLEEEHLIQILVEPKNALIRQYQKLFELENAKLSFTKGAYKVIAQEAIKRKTGARGLRSILEKAMLDIMYETPSNNNIQEVVISENTITQGVPPKLIMRQSADNNRKMKVS; this is encoded by the coding sequence ATGAGTAACCAGAAAGACGCACCATTGCGCTGCTCATTCTGTGGAAAAACACAGGATGAGGTAAAAAAAATCATTGCAGGGCCCGGCGTCTACATCTGTGATGAGTGCATAGAACTGTGCAATGACATCATGGAAGAGGAGTGGCAGCGCGAAAAAGCAATGGATGACTCTGAACAAGTGTTGCTAAAGCCTGCCGACATCAAAGATGTGCTGGATAATTATGTGATTGGTCAGCAATTCGCCAAGCGTGTGCTTTCTGTGGCAGTTCACAATCACTACAAGCGTATTCATGCAAATCTGCACGATAGCGATGTAGAGTTGCAGAAGAGCAATATTCTGTTGATTGGTCCGACTGGCACGGGCAAAACTCTATTGGCTCAGACCTTAGCCAAGATCCTGAACGTACCTTTTGCAATGACTGACGCTACGACGCTAACCGAAGCTGGTTATGTTGGAGAAGACGTCGAAAACATTGTACTGAAACTCCTGCAAGCCGCTGATTATGATACGGAGCGCGCAGAACAAGGAATCATCTACATAGACGAAATTGATAAGATTACACGCAAGAGTGACAACCCTTCTATCACCCGTGATGTTTCAGGTGAGGGTGTACAGCAGGCCCTGCTAAAAATTATTGAAGGCACAACCGCCAACATTCCTCCTCAAGGAGGACGCAAGCATCCACAGCAAGAATGTGTTCAGGTCGACACCTCGAACATCCTCTTCATCTGTGGTGGCGCTTTCGTCAATCTCGATCAAATCATCAAGCGACGGATCGGAGATCGGGCCATCGGTTTCGGCAGTAAGATTCAGGACAAGATTAAAGACGCAGATTTGTTACGACAGTTGGAACCAGAAGATTTGCTGAAGTATGGTCTGATCCCAGAATTTGTGGGCAGACTCCCTGTAATCAGCACACTGCATGATCTGGAAGAAGAACACCTGATTCAAATTCTGGTTGAGCCAAAGAATGCTTTGATTCGCCAGTACCAGAAGCTTTTTGAGTTGGAAAACGCAAAGCTATCCTTCACAAAAGGTGCTTACAAAGTGATTGCTCAAGAGGCAATCAAGCGCAAAACTGGTGCTCGTGGTCTGCGCTCAATTCTCGAGAAAGCCATGCTGGACATCATGTACGAAACTCCCTCGAACAATAATATTCAAGAAGTTGTAATCAGCGAAAATACGATCACTCAAGGTGTACCTCCCAAGTTGATCATGCGGCAATCTGCCGACAACAATCGAAAAATGAAGGTTAGTTAA
- the clpP gene encoding ATP-dependent Clp endopeptidase proteolytic subunit ClpP — MPLIPMVVEQTNRGERSYDIYSRLLKDRIAFIGTPIDDNVANLMIAQLLFLEAEDPESDISLYINCPGGLVSAGLAIYDTMQYLRPQVQTICIGQAASMGAILLAAGAPGKRYALPNCRIMIHQLMGGFSGQAEDIDIQAREIVRLTGTLNDVLAKHTGKDPGQIEQDTQRDYYFSGEEAKAYGLVDHVMTKREEPPASSNS, encoded by the coding sequence ATGCCACTCATCCCGATGGTCGTCGAACAAACCAATCGAGGGGAGAGATCCTATGACATTTATTCACGACTGCTCAAGGATCGTATCGCCTTCATAGGCACCCCAATCGATGATAATGTTGCCAACCTGATGATCGCACAGTTGCTGTTCCTCGAGGCAGAAGATCCAGAGAGTGATATTTCTTTGTACATCAACTGCCCAGGTGGACTAGTCTCAGCGGGATTGGCGATTTATGACACCATGCAGTACCTGCGTCCCCAGGTGCAAACCATCTGTATTGGTCAGGCTGCCAGCATGGGAGCTATTCTTCTCGCTGCAGGTGCTCCTGGCAAAAGATATGCGCTTCCCAACTGTCGGATCATGATTCACCAGTTGATGGGTGGCTTCTCTGGACAAGCTGAGGACATTGACATCCAGGCACGGGAGATCGTACGCTTAACGGGCACGCTAAATGACGTCCTTGCCAAACATACTGGTAAAGATCCAGGACAAATAGAGCAGGATACGCAGCGTGACTACTATTTCTCTGGAGAGGAAGCCAAAGCATACGGCCTTGTGGACCATGTAATGACAAAGCGGGAAGAACCACCTGCTTCCAGCAATAGTTGA
- the tig gene encoding trigger factor codes for MKVQVQDLGKLRREMQIEIPFDEIRGEYQQVKDQLRNTRLRGFRPGKFPKGWMKSRFRSSMAYEIRERLFPQFYSRALQSENLIPAVPPTSLNIDFDEKKPLSFKVELEIAPTLPEIDYDKLALEEQELGEVTDKDIDDMLQQLRRARSVREPKEAGVVEKGNLVTFDARGTLDGEPLPEEQQIEKSEFEVGGEFFTEFSEVVLGMAVEETKTVALEMGSTFNDELQGKSAEFEITIQSIELLTLPELDEEFLKSYGHDTVEDLCKAVREMQSENKKNNRMTDYREQLLPQLVRQLEDIDLPVSSIVEREKTLKEEKTEAGEELTKEQISQRMEAHRDRLRRDFLVDHIFRSAALQLDEATLANRFSNAAGMMGLSAQDFYNHRYGRVMMNSMVAELRGEQALNHVIEKLVGSETASEASENVEEKQETATEQE; via the coding sequence ATGAAAGTTCAGGTTCAGGATCTCGGTAAATTGCGTCGCGAAATGCAGATTGAAATTCCTTTCGATGAGATCCGAGGGGAATATCAACAAGTGAAAGATCAGTTGCGCAACACCCGCCTGCGTGGATTCCGTCCTGGCAAGTTCCCCAAAGGATGGATGAAAAGCCGGTTCCGTAGTTCAATGGCCTACGAGATCCGTGAACGATTATTTCCTCAGTTCTACTCAAGAGCTCTTCAATCAGAGAACCTGATTCCAGCAGTTCCACCAACATCATTGAACATTGACTTTGATGAGAAGAAGCCTCTGAGTTTCAAAGTTGAGTTGGAAATTGCACCGACACTTCCTGAAATTGACTACGACAAGTTGGCCCTGGAAGAACAAGAACTCGGTGAAGTCACTGATAAGGATATCGATGACATGCTCCAGCAGCTTCGTCGCGCTCGCTCGGTTCGAGAACCCAAGGAAGCTGGTGTAGTAGAGAAAGGGAATTTGGTGACTTTTGATGCTCGCGGTACTTTGGATGGAGAGCCCTTGCCAGAAGAGCAACAGATTGAAAAATCTGAATTTGAAGTAGGTGGCGAATTTTTCACTGAGTTCAGCGAAGTTGTTTTGGGAATGGCTGTTGAGGAAACAAAAACTGTTGCCTTGGAGATGGGCTCCACCTTCAATGATGAATTGCAGGGGAAAAGTGCAGAATTTGAAATCACTATCCAAAGTATCGAATTATTGACTCTACCAGAACTGGATGAAGAGTTTCTCAAGTCTTACGGGCACGACACCGTAGAAGACTTATGCAAAGCTGTTCGTGAGATGCAGTCAGAGAACAAGAAAAACAACCGCATGACAGACTATCGGGAACAGCTTTTACCGCAACTCGTTAGGCAACTGGAAGATATTGACCTGCCAGTAAGCAGTATTGTGGAGCGAGAAAAAACACTAAAGGAAGAAAAAACTGAAGCTGGAGAAGAACTGACTAAAGAACAGATCAGCCAACGAATGGAAGCACATCGTGATCGCTTACGCAGAGATTTTTTAGTAGATCACATCTTCCGAAGTGCTGCTCTACAACTGGACGAAGCAACACTGGCCAATCGTTTCTCCAATGCTGCTGGGATGATGGGGCTTTCTGCACAGGATTTTTATAATCATCGATACGGTCGAGTGATGATGAATTCGATGGTCGCAGAGCTACGTGGTGAACAGGCACTGAACCATGTCATTGAAAAACTGGTTGGGTCAGAGACTGCGAGTGAGGCATCAGAAAATGTAGAAGAAAAACAAGAGACTGCCACTGAGCAGGAATGA